CGATAAACCACCACTTATTAGAAAACGTTTGTTCGTTTGAGATTGTTTTTTTAAGAAGCGCTTATGCTCATATGCTCTTTTATCAGTAGAACGtcaaaaattttgtttaaattccAAATGCTTTTTGAAAAAGCACTTAAAAAGAAGCACCTAATATGCAGTTTTTTAGAaagcatttttgtttttcacccATAAGCACTTTTAAATTGTTACGCTAAATACAATCCGAACTACTTTTGGTTGCTAAAAAATGCTTCTACTCCTTCCAAACACACTCTCAAATAAACGCTAGTTCATAAATAGTCCAAAACAAGCCATGCatgtgaaaagaaaatatatatgtaatagaAATGTGACTcatagaatatatatatatatatgtatattccTTCTTGTCAAGGATTTCTGTTGACACTATTGACGCCCTTTTATGGACACCAATACCCAACGCCTATTGGCCTTTTTTTAGTAGTgcaaataaatagaaaaggaGGCGTAGACAGGCAGGACGCAAAATAGGTGGCCAAGAGATAGAATCATAATTAATAGAGTAATGTTAGACCAACcgcatttaaaaaaaaagacagaaagaaaaagatatttGTTGATGTGTCATCTAGAGCGGTGTTATGATGATATTAGACGTTTGCATGTGTTTCATGATATTGTGTTGTTGTTGACGTACGTAAATGTTTATCACTTCTTTTGGTCTTCTAAGGGAATTCCTCATTTTTTCAGCTAAATGCTCACTAAATTTATTACAAAGCTACTTACTTAGCCAGTCGCTTTTGAGCTGTGGCTTTTTTTAGTTTAACTTTTTAATTCACCCATAATTTAACGTTTAAAGCGTGTAACTATAATGTTACAATATTTGATACAGTTAGTCATTACGAGTCGTTTTCTCAATTCTTACATAGAATCTCCAACATCAAGCATCTTGGTTATTTTTGCTACCAAATATTGCTTAGCCCCTTGGAAGTTGGATCATTATTTCAATACACCTCTTTACAATTTCAGTAAAGAAACTCCTCTTTGTTGAGAGAGCTTTGGAGATGCTCTATTGATTTAATTTGCAGCTGTCCAACCTAATAATATGGGCTTATGATTTGAATAAGCCCTTATTTCTATGGGCTTTTAATGTAGCAAACCAATCTAATGTGGGCTTTAAGTCCAAACAACTTGTTTTGAGGGTTTACCatgcataaaataatttactttatatttttacaaaatattaCAAGACATGATTGTTATGATAATGTGCCATGTGCTGTATCCTTCTTtaaatttggaagaaaaaaaaaaaagtgaaggCGTGGATAAGTGATTTTTGTTCACTTTAATCACTTTTACTTTacaacaaaaagcaaaaaaaaataaaatcactttgatctaatttacaaaaatcataataaaaaaaagtgaaacaaAATCGCATAAAGTTTACCAACCAAACATGGCCTTTAAAAAGTCAATCATAACCGCAACTGGGACTCAATGACTTTCCCAAAGACCGCAATTCACGCTCAGAATCAAAGCACAGAAGAGACTCGTCAATCAATTCCCTACCTCGCACCCGCAGATCAACTGTAGTACCGAGCCCTCATTGGCTGAAACACATAAAAAGTCAAAAGACAATCACCTGACTTTCCCTCCGGCCATTCCCGCTCCGCCACGTCATGTACGAGAACCCCCATCTCTTCAGTTCCTCCACCCGCActgaaaaccaaaaccaaaaagcgCTTTTCTTTCCACTGCACCCTTTGCTCGACGAGTGGACCTGGCTGTACCGACCGAGTCACGACTCGGTCCCCCACCAGCAGCATCATCATCACACTCCCATCATCCTCGGTACCACATAAAACCTGACGAAGGATGTTTGGTTTTTCCATGATGGGTTTGTCCCAATCCTCCATTTCAgaggcttcttcttcttcttcttctggtcGTGAAGGATTTTTGCTTAATGGCCGCCGAACCGTTTCCGGGGACACCTGGCATCAAGGAAATGAGGTCCGAGACCGGGTCGGACTTCCGTTTTAGCACGGGTTCAGGTCATGGGCACGGAGCTTCTATGTCCCCGAGTCCGCCGGGGATAAGGAGGGTGGGCTTGAGGGCGGAGATTGATACTTCCCCGCCTTTCGGGTCGGTCGAAGAGGCTGTGACCCGTTTTGGTGGCCGCGGGTCTTGGATACCATTCTACAAACTCGGAGAAAACTATGTAAGTATAGTGGAATTCAAATACTAGTACTATCTTGTTATGTGGGGTTCAAAATCTGACTCTTTGACCAATTTTGTTTCGTTGTGagtaaaaattcaaaagctAATTTAATATTTGGCCACATAGGAATTTGGCTTGGGAATTATGCATAGTAGTTACCAGTAAATTTTATGCAACAAATTTGATATTCTAAGCTATTGTAATGTCACGTAAATGTACGGAGAGGGGCTTCAAACTcgatatatatgcatttttgCAACTTGTGGAACAGGTTTGTAAATAGACCATGAGATGTTTATATTGTGAAAACATTTCTTCCTGTCGAATTTAATTGTGATATTTCTGCTACTAGATAGTTTATGTTTAGTTCTTGAATTATTAAGCAGAATGGGGTTGAAGAGTTTGACTTGAAGAAGGTGGAGGAGCAGGCAGCAGAGTTGGAGAAGGATCTGATTGTGAAAGAGCTAGAGACACTTGATGTGCTAGAAGAACTGGCAACAACTAAAAGGATTGTCGAAGAGCTAAAGCGGCAGCTGCAGAAAGAAGCCTTGAAATGCTTGACGGTAGTCTCACCACCAGATTTTCATTCAGAAGAACACTTTTCATCATCCCCTGCTGTCAAGGAAATGAACAAGGAGAATCATAGAAATGTTGCCAGCAACCATGAGCACATGATGGGGAATTCAAGTCCCTACCACAATTCTCCTGATCTGATCTTGACGGAGTTGAAACAAGCAAAACTGAACCTTGGTAAAACCATCAATGATCTTGGGGTGATTCAATCTTCTGTTGAAACTTTGAATAAGAAAATGCAGAACGAGAAGAACTTGCTTGAAAAGACCCGCGAGAAGCTGACTTCGCAGTTTGCAGGGGTGTCGTCGCTGGAGGAGGAGATGAAGAACATAAAAGTGATGACACAAATGGCTGATGATGCAGAAACCAATGCTAAAATTTGCTTTGAGAATTCAGCATGTGTTTCAAGGGAGCATATGCAATTTAAGAGAATGGTAGAAGCTGCGAACTTCGAAGCATCAGGGGCAATGTCAAGGAATGAACAAGCCAAGAGCATTATGAAGACTGCTGAAATGAGGTGGGTTGCAGCTAAAAAGATGGAAGAAGCAGCAAGGGCAGCAGAAGCTGTTGCTCTTGCTGAAATCAAGTCTCTAACAAGCTCTGGGGGCTCATCAGGGTATGTCCTTCCAGAGCCTGAGAAAATGAGTATTAGTTCTCAAATGAAATCTCCTCTAAACTTGAAAGCTCAAGAAGCTGAGGGCTGGTTCAAGAAGAAGCTAGTAGATGCCATGCGCCAAATTGA
The Prunus dulcis chromosome 2, ALMONDv2, whole genome shotgun sequence DNA segment above includes these coding regions:
- the LOC117617520 gene encoding WEB family protein At2g40480, which translates into the protein MAAEPFPGTPGIKEMRSETGSDFRFSTGSGHGHGASMSPSPPGIRRVGLRAEIDTSPPFGSVEEAVTRFGGRGSWIPFYKLGENYNGVEEFDLKKVEEQAAELEKDLIVKELETLDVLEELATTKRIVEELKRQLQKEALKCLTVVSPPDFHSEEHFSSSPAVKEMNKENHRNVASNHEHMMGNSSPYHNSPDLILTELKQAKLNLGKTINDLGVIQSSVETLNKKMQNEKNLLEKTREKLTSQFAGVSSLEEEMKNIKVMTQMADDAETNAKICFENSACVSREHMQFKRMVEAANFEASGAMSRNEQAKSIMKTAEMRWVAAKKMEEAARAAEAVALAEIKSLTSSGGSSGYVLPEPEKMSISSQMKSPLNLKAQEAEGWFKKKLVDAMRQIDEAHTSKLAILRKLKEATEEVKHSKQFLEEALNKVEIANRKQLAAQEALQSWGPERDHKEQAAAYNTTNLNNFQSPDYNRNSPMNEMNKAVIVNEGPKPHLRSTVSMRDVLSRKQVLPEDFVEKKEMERGHPEMHRVALSEMLHALREDLTFPAKVEKDGNDQKPFLTQRKKFGFIHISLPLSKPSKKKTQTLNAM